TCCTCCCTGCAGTCAAACCGCCGCATGTAAAAGTGTGCCATGCCGCTTTCCTCTTCCCGTTCCCTGCAAAGCTACCATTTTGGGCGGAGCCAGGAGACTCACCTGCCGAGCCCTACGAGCATCACAGCGCCATTGGTAGGACACCTCAACCTTCACACGTGAAGACACTGTCTTCAGAGTACCTCAGTGTCACTTTGATTAGTTTTCAGAACCTTCTGGAGCGTCTTCCTAATTGTGGGTGTGGTCAGTGTGGTCGCTGGTGGGCTCACAGTTGTCTGCGCCGCCCCTCTCACCAAAGACAAGCTTTACAAAGTGGGTGGGGCCCTTCTGCTCTGTGGCGGTGAGCATAATCGTACAATTTGATTGTTTTTGCACGTGCACATGGTCACACTTTTCTAACAGTTCAAGAAGATGGTTTGGAGCGGCAGGGGtacaggtttgtgtgtgtgtgaatgcacaACATTCGTTGTAGCTACACAAAACGGCACAAACGAATGGGACTATTTGGGtttcatttggagcaaatgggggggtctgggtgaactttggttgacctataaaataacataaaaaaataaaagcagcatgaacgtttattttaattgcagaaaacagcacaaacgcagcacaaacaaaagagactaaccctaaccctccttcCTGAGCAACCCTCATCTGTGCGTCTGTCTGGCAGGTGTCTGCCTGCTTGCCATGGTGCTCATGTATCTCACATGGGTCCAGGTGCTGGACACCCTAGAGGAGTTTGCCCTTCGGCAGCGTGTCGGCGGCTGCCCGACCTTCCACCTCAGCGTCCAGCACGGTCCGTCCTTCCTCCTGGCGCCGGTGGCGTCTTTCTTCTGCCTGC
Above is a genomic segment from Dunckerocampus dactyliophorus isolate RoL2022-P2 chromosome 1, RoL_Ddac_1.1, whole genome shotgun sequence containing:
- the LOC129193722 gene encoding transmembrane protein 182-like; the encoded protein is MLPGQEHGGVPERRPLTGNASLSLLLFFALFTGTVGVLSTLFSCATDYWLLGAAELCDPGRGPRDAQDVVRIFHEGLFWRCSLPALSPKYSLWDVWIFKPPHVKVCHAAFLFPFPAKLPFWAEPGDSPAEPYEHHSAIVFRTFWSVFLIVGVVSVVAGGLTVVCAAPLTKDKLYKVGGALLLCGGVCLLAMVLMYLTWVQVLDTLEEFALRQRVGGCPTFHLSVQHGPSFLLAPVASFFCLLSGLLFLVLARSTRSLVLDPKDKRPEPAELETDL